Proteins encoded within one genomic window of Natator depressus isolate rNatDep1 chromosome 1, rNatDep2.hap1, whole genome shotgun sequence:
- the LOC141991190 gene encoding interferon-induced protein with tetratricopeptide repeats 5-like → MSTLRLKEKLQALQCHFTWNFEIRDQVDAVHLLQTLALRIAHTHYQNQPTLLAMQAYLCHLQGQYEDALQSLREAEEILQRDHPDNFPRQVLVIYGNYAWIYYHLAHYDLVELYLDKVREICRSLKSRSPHAAQIPEIHAQKGWSLLAAGFRNGTEATKCFQIALREDEANGEFLAGLAIAVFASWTHSHKPVLREAAKKKLVAILHEQQQNYEAKVYLAKILKKCDRQQAKALLEDVVQNSLDPEVLRHAAKFFQPEFIEKAISVLEQAISLNPNYHLLHYDLGVCYKKQLEQAKSGRREEILAAAIEAFKKAVQKDPASVFSRLALAEMYGENTPHYQEEIYLNLLSEMPSLSKKCQQAVYLHWGDFLFYKQKSVWEAAKMYKAGFAIPDNYLERQQLKSRLEEVSGEFQQSFQTTEAEAIHYFIQENESPWYMGRSTGGNNRAGDWRRRENAGSFPFPSVDTPRPLS, encoded by the coding sequence aactctggCTCTCAGGATTGCCCACACTCACTACCAGAACCAGCCCACGCTCCTTGCCATGCAGGCTTATCTCTGCCACCTGCAAGGGCAATATGAAGACGCTCTGCAAAGCCTTAGAGAAGCCGAAGAGATTCTGCAAAGAGATCACCCAGATAACTTCCCCCGGCAGGTCCTGGTCATTTATGGAAACTACGCCTGGATCTATTATCACTTGGCCCACTATGATTTGGTTGAGCTTTACCTGGACAAGGTTAGAGAGATCTGCCGCTCCCTGAAGAGCCGCTCTCCACATGCAGCTCAGATCCCTGAGATACATGCACAGAAAGGCTGGTCTCTCCTGGCAGCAGGCTTCCGCAATGGCACTGAAGCCACAAAGTGTTTCCAAATTGCATTAAGAGAAGACGAAGCAAATGGGGAATTTCTTGCTGGGTTGGCAATTGCGGTCTTTGCATCGTGGACTCACTCACACAAGCCTGTACTTCGGGAAGCAGCCAAAAAGAAGTTGGTTGCCATTCTCCATGAACAGCAGCAAAACTATGAAGCTAAGGTGTATTTAGCCAAGATCCTTAAGAAGTGTGATAGACAGCAAGCCAAAGCCCTCTTAGAAGATGTTGTTCAGAATAGCCTGGACCCTGAGGTCCTGAGACATGCAGCCAAGTTCTTTCAACCAGAATTCATAGAAAAAGCAATCTCTGTTCTAGAGCAAGCAATCTCTCTGAACCCCAATTATCATCTCCTTCACTATGACCTTGGCGTCTGCTACAAGAAACAACTGGAGCAGGCCAAGtcaggcagaagagaagaaatattggCAGCAGCTATTGAGGCCTTCAAAAAGGCTGTGCAGAAAGATCCAGCCTCTGTGTTTTCAAGGCTGGCTTTAGCTGAAATGTATGGAGAAAACACACCTCACTACCAAGAAGAGATTTATCTCAATCTCCTGAGTGAAATGCCCAGCCTCAGCAAGAAGTGTCAGCAGGCAGTCTACCTTCACTGGGGGGATTTCCTCTTCTACAAGCAGAAGTCAGTGTGGGAGGCAGCTAAGATGTACAAAGCAGGTTTTGCCATTCCAGACAACTACCTGGAGAGGCAACAACTGAAAAGCAGGTTGGAAGAGGTGTCAGGAGAATTCCAGCAGAGCTTCCAAACCACAGAGGCTGAGGCCATACATTACTTCATTCAAGAGAATGAAAGTCCGTGGTACATGGGGAGATCCACTGGTGGCaacaacagagcaggagactggagaaggagagaaaatgcgggatcctttcccttcccttccgtGGACACACCACGACCTCTTTCTTAA